The following proteins are co-located in the Blastopirellula marina genome:
- a CDS encoding DUF1592 domain-containing protein, with protein MSLKSQTASLLISLAFSSAAVAIEPEAPDHFEKQIRPIVAQFCADCHDPEDPDNHVDFLKAESTADLQQHRGMWASVSAQLRNRTMPPPDESQPNEKQRLQVAQWIDDHLRATACQLGPYAGNVTTRRLNRLEYENTIRDLVGPQLGFDETFPTDGGGGEGFNNNGETLFLPPMLMERYVEAAQAILDAAIITPRLQEEFQGSQFLPAGTSADSNRRTVEPNHEITAGVVIYVAGDYELTVDTLSKSDKAMKLVLKLDGLPADRFSLDPKYKEQSFSTTVRLNRGFHAIAIRNPKDQPAIDVRRLRVKENGIKRPDQAQQFHDRLFQAKDGKYQRNRDAATKLIRDFTTKAFRRPVTDDELTPFLTLYDRASQRHDPYEECVKLALKGVLVSPHFLFRIENTPTSTNIAPITDYELATRLSYFLWSSMPDQRLFDLAQQGKLHETQVLQAEVTRMLQDEKSDAFFDTFTGQWLGTKEVGGSVSPINGEFREIYSSELAADFRAEAVQLVTFMVRENRSILEFLDADYCFVNNRLAKHYGLAEVKGSKLQKVEVNNGQRGGLFGLGGVHMVTSYPQRTSPVLRGAWVLETLLGTPVPSPPANVPALPKKVSAKNKMTFRQQLEKHRDNAACAACHDLIDPIGFGLDNYDIFGRWRDKAENGKPVDATGTLPSGEVFSGPAELKVILLERKQEFARHLSRKVLGYALGRSLEDPDSCTIESLVTDLENNDYHFQTLIESIVLSTPFRHRQQTTPHAASHSEKD; from the coding sequence ATGTCCCTCAAATCCCAAACGGCTTCGCTGCTCATCTCGCTCGCGTTCAGCTCGGCTGCCGTGGCGATCGAGCCAGAAGCACCTGATCACTTCGAGAAGCAGATTCGTCCGATCGTTGCTCAGTTCTGCGCTGATTGTCACGATCCGGAAGATCCCGACAATCATGTCGACTTTTTGAAGGCCGAGTCGACGGCTGATCTGCAGCAGCATCGTGGGATGTGGGCCAGCGTTTCGGCGCAGCTTCGCAACCGCACGATGCCTCCGCCGGATGAATCGCAGCCGAACGAGAAACAACGCCTGCAAGTGGCGCAGTGGATCGACGATCATCTGCGTGCAACCGCTTGCCAACTGGGGCCGTATGCCGGCAATGTGACCACGCGCCGATTGAATCGCTTGGAGTACGAAAACACCATCCGCGACCTCGTGGGACCGCAGCTTGGCTTCGACGAAACCTTTCCGACCGATGGTGGTGGCGGTGAAGGTTTTAACAACAACGGCGAGACGCTCTTTCTGCCGCCAATGTTGATGGAACGTTATGTCGAAGCGGCGCAAGCGATCCTCGATGCCGCGATCATCACGCCTCGCTTACAGGAAGAATTTCAGGGGAGCCAATTTCTACCCGCGGGAACTTCCGCCGACAGCAATCGGCGCACGGTCGAACCGAATCACGAGATCACGGCCGGCGTGGTTATCTATGTCGCAGGCGACTACGAACTGACCGTCGATACGTTGAGCAAGTCCGACAAAGCGATGAAGCTGGTCCTTAAACTCGACGGGCTACCGGCCGATCGGTTCTCGCTCGATCCGAAGTACAAGGAACAGTCGTTCTCGACCACGGTGCGTCTGAATCGTGGCTTCCATGCGATCGCCATTCGCAATCCCAAAGATCAACCAGCAATTGACGTCCGTCGACTTCGCGTGAAAGAGAACGGTATCAAGCGGCCCGATCAGGCCCAGCAGTTTCACGATCGCCTCTTTCAGGCGAAGGATGGCAAATACCAGCGAAATCGCGACGCGGCCACCAAGCTTATCCGCGACTTCACGACAAAAGCGTTCCGCCGTCCGGTGACCGATGATGAGTTGACGCCATTTCTCACCCTCTACGATCGCGCCTCGCAACGGCACGATCCATACGAAGAATGCGTCAAGCTGGCACTTAAAGGGGTGCTCGTTTCGCCTCACTTTTTATTCCGAATCGAGAACACCCCGACATCGACAAATATCGCACCAATCACCGATTACGAACTTGCCACACGGCTCTCGTACTTCCTGTGGTCGAGCATGCCTGACCAACGTTTGTTCGACTTGGCCCAGCAAGGCAAGCTGCATGAAACGCAGGTGCTGCAAGCGGAAGTCACACGGATGCTGCAAGACGAAAAGTCGGATGCGTTCTTCGATACCTTTACCGGGCAGTGGTTGGGAACGAAGGAAGTGGGTGGTAGCGTTTCGCCGATCAACGGTGAGTTCCGCGAGATCTACTCCAGCGAATTGGCCGCCGACTTCCGGGCCGAGGCCGTTCAGCTTGTCACCTTTATGGTTCGCGAGAACCGCAGCATCCTCGAATTCCTCGACGCCGATTACTGCTTCGTCAACAACCGCCTGGCCAAGCATTACGGCCTGGCGGAAGTGAAGGGCTCGAAGCTGCAGAAGGTCGAGGTCAACAATGGCCAGCGCGGCGGACTGTTCGGTTTGGGTGGCGTGCACATGGTGACTTCGTACCCGCAGCGGACCAGCCCCGTGCTACGGGGCGCGTGGGTTTTGGAAACGCTCCTCGGCACGCCCGTTCCCAGCCCTCCGGCAAATGTGCCCGCCTTGCCGAAGAAGGTGAGTGCGAAGAACAAAATGACCTTCCGCCAACAACTCGAAAAGCATCGCGATAACGCCGCGTGTGCTGCCTGTCACGACCTGATCGATCCGATCGGATTCGGGCTCGACAATTACGATATCTTCGGACGTTGGCGCGATAAGGCCGAGAACGGTAAACCAGTCGACGCCACGGGCACGCTTCCTTCCGGTGAAGTCTTCTCCGGCCCGGCCGAACTGAAGGTGATTCTGCTGGAAAGAAAGCAGGAATTCGCTCGTCATTTAAGCCGAAAAGTTTTAGGCTATGCGTTGGGTCGCAGCCTGGAAGATCCCGATAGCTGCACCATCGAATCGCTGGTCACCGACCTTGAAAACAACGACTACCATTTTCAAACCCTGATCGAATCGATCGTCCTCAGCACCCCCTTCCGCCACCG
- a CDS encoding CbrC family protein — MTTFAELGMPFPLFDAPIEEASGYLAETRCCVCHTPDQPGFELGVGDCLVVACPSCQADNGLRARDQADGSCRLCETTVPFPEQGKRKRMAVCYACLREGKAALTKDTEYGAISWEHAIEGRTHGVPGLETDRYETIVVDPEDDWVAVKMPPEQLFELLRTPSFPTWQGDTWLFCCQAPMTYVGTWQSFAQRRLSQETAWPQFQKLMCQSQFSYVAEDQYESMIDAVYNEHICLYVFECQACRQFRATMDMD, encoded by the coding sequence ATGACGACGTTTGCAGAACTGGGAATGCCCTTTCCGCTTTTCGATGCCCCAATCGAAGAGGCGAGCGGTTATCTGGCCGAGACTCGCTGTTGCGTCTGCCACACGCCTGACCAACCAGGCTTTGAACTTGGAGTCGGCGACTGTCTGGTCGTTGCCTGTCCTTCGTGCCAAGCTGACAACGGCCTGCGTGCTCGTGATCAGGCAGATGGATCGTGTCGACTATGCGAAACGACGGTTCCATTTCCTGAACAAGGAAAGCGAAAGCGGATGGCAGTCTGCTACGCCTGCCTTCGCGAAGGCAAAGCCGCGTTGACCAAAGATACCGAGTACGGCGCCATCAGTTGGGAACACGCGATCGAAGGACGTACGCACGGTGTGCCTGGTCTCGAAACCGATCGATACGAAACAATCGTTGTAGATCCTGAAGATGATTGGGTCGCGGTAAAGATGCCGCCTGAGCAACTCTTCGAATTGCTGCGAACGCCCAGCTTTCCAACGTGGCAGGGGGATACCTGGCTTTTCTGTTGCCAAGCCCCCATGACCTACGTCGGTACGTGGCAGTCGTTCGCTCAGCGCCGCCTCTCCCAAGAAACGGCGTGGCCGCAGTTTCAAAAATTGATGTGTCAGTCACAGTTTTCGTACGTCGCCGAAGACCAGTATGAATCGATGATCGATGCCGTTTACAACGAACATATCTGTCTGTACGTCTTCGAGTGCCAAGCATGCCGCCAGTTTCGCGCGACGATGGACATGGATTGA